A region of Phalacrocorax carbo chromosome 7, bPhaCar2.1, whole genome shotgun sequence DNA encodes the following proteins:
- the PLEKHB2 gene encoding pleckstrin homology domain-containing family B member 2, protein MAFVKSGWLLRQSTILRRWKKNWFDLWSDGRLIFYDDQNRHDIEDKIHMRIHCINLRVGNECRDFQPPEGKQRECLLQIVCRDGKTVNLCAESADDCLAWKIALQDARTNTGYVGSDVMYDETAISSAPPPYTAYATPSPEVYGYGYDQYNGAYPPAGSQVFIASSGQAYAVPYQYPYQGPYGQPPANHVIIRERYRDSDGDLALGMLAGAATGMALGSLFWVF, encoded by the exons ATGGCATTTGTGAAGAGTGGATGGCTTCTCCGGCAAA GTACTATTTTACGGCGTTGGAAGAAGAACTGGTTTGACCTGTGGTCTGATGGGCGCTTAATATTCTATGATGATCAAAATCGCCATGATATAGAAGATAAAATCCACATGCGAATCCATTGCATCAACCTCAGAGTGGGGAATGAATGTCGAG ATTTCCAGCCTCCAGAGGGGAAACAGAGAGAATGTTTACTGCAGATTGTTTGCCGTGATGGGAAGACAGTCAACCTCTGTGCAGAGAGTGCAGATGACTGCCT ggcatGGAAAATTGCTCTCCAGGATGCCAGAACAAACACA GGCTACGTGGGATCTGATGTGATGTATGATGAGACAGCCATTtcctcagcccctcctccctATACAGCTTATGCCACACCATCACCTGAG GTTTATGGCTATGGCTACGATCAGTACAATGGCGCGTATCCCCCTGCTGGTTCTCAGGTCTTCATTGCCTCCAGCGGACAAGCTTATGCTGTTCCCTATCAGTATCCATACCAAG GTCCTTATGGCCAACCCCCTGCAAACCATGTCATCATTCGAGAGCGTTACCGTGACAGCGATGGAGATCTTGCACTGGGCATGCTTGCTGGAGCAGCAACTGGAATGGCTCTGGGATCGTTATTCTGGGTCTTCTAG